One window of the Labeo rohita strain BAU-BD-2019 chromosome 9, IGBB_LRoh.1.0, whole genome shotgun sequence genome contains the following:
- the slitrk5b gene encoding SLIT and NTRK-like protein 5 translates to MTAHISTHPPSIVINMHMWILAISSFATLFTLIEMFNIYEDICTGLCLCEDRDGIFTASCENRGINNLSEVTPLHFTAYHLLLTGNLIKKVSLDDFVHYEGLTNLHLGNNDISEIEGGAFNGLQGLKRLHLNNNKIEALKDDTFLGLESLEYLQIDYNYISHIEPKALSALRHLEVLILNDNLLSALPNNIFQYVPLTHLDLRGNQLKVLPYNGLLEHLSHIVELQLEENPWNCSCELIALKAWLESISYTALVGDVVCETPFRLHGRDLDEISKQELCPRRAIAEYEMRAEPAHSSEILYKTTSATFLPGFASSTILRGTKSSRLSGKLRVKPTSRSSSSKPQNYGPMLAYQTKSPVPLDCPNACTCNLQISDLGLNVNCQERKIENISDLDPKPYNPKKMYLTGNYISSVCSSDFNGATGLDLLHLGNNRIAIIHDRTFGQLIHLRRLYLNGNLLERLTEDMFYGLQSLQFLYLEYNVIREIAVGAFQQAPNLQLLFLNNNLLKTLPLGVFDGLSLARLNLRSNHFRTLPARGVLEDLASLVQIDLFENPWDCSCLAVEMKNWLEQLSTGTVVNSVICESPLSLSGEDMRYVRGSHLCPESSNAQSSVVPPSEESFPGSTITLETALDYDTQYPAVPLSVLILALLLLFILSVFVAAGLFAVIMKRRKKSERLASVTANASSFNAIYTDRTKSRTSAGHVYEYIPPAVEGAAKNGPYSEGSAIESYRDFEELNRVLASNSEEDIGSNAISSEFSAGTPDALNRHSPILDDNYFYRDILARDQQASYRGNLPCKHGTHASAHCAPDFDVRHQYLNPERVQQTMVYCSTPATVYIEPNRSEYWELKAKLHFEPDYLEVHEKRTTFTQF, encoded by the coding sequence aTGACAGCACACATCTCTACACATCCACCATCCATcgtcataaacatgcatatgTGGATATTGGCCATATCGTCTTTCGCCACGCTTTTCACCTTAATTGAGATGTTCAACATTTATGAGGATATATGTACAGGCCTTTGCCTCTGCGAAGACAGAGACGGGATCTTTACAGCCAGCTGTGAAAACCGAGGAATTAACAATCTGTCTGAGGTAACGCCTTTACACTTCACTGCATATCATCTCCTGCTCACAGGGAATCTGATAAAGAAAGTCTCACTCGACGACTTTGTGCATTACGAAGGCCTCACCAATTTGCATCTAGGCAACAACGACATATCAGAAATCGAAGGCGGTGCATTTAATGGACTCCAGGGATTAAAGCGACTGCAtctaaacaataacaaaatcgAGGCACTAAAGGACGACACATTCCTCGGACTCGAAAGCCTGGAGTACCTACAGATTGACTATAATTATATTAGCCACATCGAGCCGAAAGCCCTGAGCGCTTTGCGTCACTTGGAAGTGCTCATCCTCAATGACAATTTGCTCTCCGCTCTGCCAAACAACATCTTTCAGTATGTTCCTTTAACTCATCTCGACCTGAGAGGCAATCAACTCAAAGTGCTTCCCTACAACGGCCTTCTGGAGCACCTGAGTCACATTGTAGAGTTGCAGCTTGAAGAAAACCCATGGAATTGTTCATGCGAACTCATCGCACTAAAAGCCTGGCTCGAGAGTATATCCTACACGGCGCTGGTTGGAGATGTGGTTTGTGAGACTCCCTTCCGATTGCACGGACGAGACCTCGATGAAATCTCAAAGCAAGAACTGTGTCCTCGCAGAGCAATCGCCGAATACGAAATGCGCGCAGAACCGGCTCACAGCAGTGAGATTCTCTACAAAACCACGTCAGCGACTTTTCTACCAGGATTTGCATCCTCAACCATCTTGCGTGGCACAAAAAGCAGCCGTTTGTCTGGGAAGCTCCGCGTCAAACCCACTTCGCGCTCGTCTTCGAGCAAGCCGCAGAATTACGGTCCGATGTTGGCGTACCAAACCAAATCACCCGTTCCTCTAGACTGTCCTAATGCGTGCACATGCAATTTGCAAATTTCAGACCTCGGGTTGAACGTCAACTGCCAGGAGAGAAAAATCGAAAACATTTCTGATCTTGATCCCAAGCCGTACAATCCCAAAAAGATGTATCTGACTGGAAACTACATCTCTTCCGtgtgcagttctgactttaatGGCGCAACCGGATTGGATTTGCTCCACCTAGGCAATAATCGCATCGCAATCATTCACGATAGGACATTCGGCCAGCTTATACACTTGAGAAGGCTCTACCTTAACGGCAACTTACTCGAGCGCCTCACCGAGGATATGTTTTACGGTCTACAAAGCTTGCAGTTTCTTTATTTGGAGTACAACGTTATCCGAGAGATCGCGGTTGGCGCCTTCCAGCAGGCGCCCAATCTTCAATTGCTGTTTCTCAACAACAACCTCCTCAAGACTCTACCACTAGGCGTCTTTGACGGATTAAGCCTAGCTCGGTTGAATCTGCGGAGCAACCACTTTCGAACTCTTCCAGCTCGCGGCGTTCTAGAAGACCTTGCGTCTCTGGTCCAGATCGATCTCTTCGAAAACCCTTGGGATTGCTCGTGTCTTGCGGTGGAGATGAAAAACTGGTTGGAGCAGCTCAGCACGGGTACCGTGGTGAACAGCGTCATTTGCGAATCTCCGTTGAGTCTCTCGGGAGAAGATATGCGATACGTTCGCGGGTCGCATCTTTGCCCGGAAAGCTCAAACGCGCAATCTTCCGTCGTGCCGCCCTCGGAGGAATCGTTTCCGGGCAGTACTATTACTTTAGAAACAGCCTTGGATTATGATACGCAGTATCCTGCGGTTCCCCTTTCTGTTCTTATACTTGCTTTGTTGCTACTTTTTATACTATCAGTTTTCGTCGCCGCAGGCTTGTTTGCCGTCATAATGAAGCGGCGTAAAAAGTCTGAACGCTTGGCTTCGGTAACTGCCAATGCGAGCTCCTTCAACGCAATCTACACCGACAGGACGAAATCCAGAACGTCGGCGGGCCACGTCTACGAGTACATCCCGCCTGCGGTGGAAGGCGCTGCGAAAAATGGCCCGTATAGCGAAGGGAGCGCAATCGAGAGTTACCGAGACTTCGAAGAACTCAATAGAGTTCTGGCATCCAATTCGGAAGAAGACATCGGGAGCAACGCGATAAGCTCCGAGTTCAGCGCCGGCACTCCAGACGCCCTCAACAGACACTCTccaatcttggatgacaactaCTTCTACCGAGATATCTTGGCTAGGGACCAGCAGGCCTCTTACAGGGGTAATTTACCATGTAAGCATGGCACACATGCATCGGCTCACTGCGCGCCAGACTTTGATGTGAGACATCAATACTTGAATCCGGAAAGGGTACAGCAGACCATGGTTTACTGCTCGACGCCAGCCACCGTCTACATTGAGCCCAACAGGAGCGAATACTGGGAACTGAAAGCTAAGCTGCATTTCGAACCGGACTATTTGGAGGTTCATGAGAAAAGGACGACGTTCACACAgttttga